GCCCCATCTGCCACTTCTCCAATAACTGGGATTAATCCAACAACATCTAAACCACCTTGTACCCAATCCATTGCATTACTGCCACCCCCTTGTCCGTTGTTTCCTATGCTGGTAATTGAGGTCACTCCAATTGAAATTAGTTCATCACCATTGTATAAATGAAGACCATAATAGCTACCTTTTGCTGATTGATAATAATATCCTTCAGCATTTATTGCAAACGTTCCAATGTTAAGTGTAGTAGTTAGAAAGCTAACTGCTTCTTCCGGTGTTAAACATTTATTTTCAACCCAATTTGTCTGAACAGCCTTATAATCAACCGTTTTTCCAGTTGCTTTATCCGTATATGTGCCATCCCAATTGTAAACATAGCCAGCGCTCCCAGCTGCGGGTCCCCTTCCTCGATTAAGATACTCTACAATTACACCGCTTCCCCCTCTCATATCATACCCTAAATCCGATAACTTAAAGCCGTTATCCATTAATTCCTTTTGATTGTACCCTGTTGGATCGGTGAATGCTAGCGGGTTGTTGAGGCAGTAGGTGTAGCGGTTGTAGTTCTGGGCGTTATTAGGGCTTTTAACGAATGGGTCGGGGCTTAGGAAGCGTTGCAGGTAGGGGTCGTATAGCCTACCGTTCATGTTTATTAGGCCAAAGCCCGCCATGTGTTCATGGCCTGTGTAACCACGGTCGAAGCGGGGCTGCATGTCATTCAAATTGCCTAAGGCATTGGCAATGCTTATGGGTTTTAGCACCCATGTGGAAGGATTCCTTGGTCGTCCCCAAGCATCGTAGCTGTAGGTGTTCTCAACGGTGCCGCTCTCGCTGGTGATTTTGAGCCACGAGCCCTGATTATCGGTGTGTATATAGTGCAGCGCACCGTTGGCTGAACCCACTTTTTCCCATACGGCACAGATACCCGTTGGGGCAGTAATAAAGGTTCGGCTGGAGGTGATATTCCCTGAGTTATCGAGTATAAACTCGCTGCTACCTAAGTAAATTTTGGAGGAGACCCCTGTAGACATTTTTTGTAGTTTCTATTGCGAATTTACAAATTATACCATTATCAATTGCTTTTACAGTGGTTAATAATCTTGCTGGTTTTGATCTCAGGCGCAGCCTGCCATTCATAGAACGACGGCGGCATGTAGCCGCCGCCGAACCCAATCAATCTTGTTATTTTTCTTACAGCCTCAGTTTAACGGGGGTCGTCCCCAAGCATCGTAGCTGTAGGTGTTCTCAACGGTGCCGCTCTCGCTGGTGATTTTGAGCCACGAGCCCTGATTATCGGTGTGTATATAGTGCAGCGCACCGTTGGCTGAACCCACTTTTTCCCATACGGCACAAATACCTGTTGGGGCTGTGATAAAGGTTCGGCTGGAGGTGATATTCCCTGCGTTATCGAGTATAAACTCGCTGCTGCCTAAGTAAATTTTGGAGGAGACCCCTGTAGACATTTTTTGTAGTTTCTATTGCGAATTTACAAATTATACCATTATCAATTGCTTTTACAGTGGTTAATAATCTTGCTGGTTTTGATCTCAGACACAACTTGTCCCGCAAAAGGCGGGAGCCTGCAATTCATAGAACTACAGCGGCATGTAGCCGCTGCCGAATCCAATCATTCTTGTTATATTTTTTACAACCTCCGATTAACGGGGGATGTTTCATATTATTATCGCAAAATGCGATTATTTTACTTATTACCTGCTTCGTTTGGTTTAGGCTGCTTGCGTAAGTTGGCTTTGTCCTATCAGGCAGTAGCCTGTAAAGATATGTTCGACTAAGGTAGAACCTTAGCCGAACTTCTTTAGGTAGCCTCAACTTAACGGGGATATTAACTCCTTTAGATATTTATGAATAGGTTGAGAAAATTAGAGTTATTAAAACAACAACATCAAGAATAAATAAAATGCCACACATTAAAAAAAATAAAAAGGTATACCTATTAAATACATTCTCTTTGTGGATTTTATAAAATTCTTTTATATCAGAAATTTCAAGGTATAAGAAGGTAACGTTAATCCCTTTCTTTTTTAGGATGGATTTTATTACTAAAGTTAATATTCCATTAATTGATCCTAACACCACCATTGAGATGGCAAGGGGTATTATAAAGCTTTCCATAGTATTTTATTTATGTAAATGAATATCTTTCCAATCAAATATAGGCATCCAATCTCGAAAAGTTGTATTCGTTACTTGATATGACGCCCCTAATCCAGCACCGATTCCTATTTTAATAATCCAATAAGAACTCCCTATGTCATCATTATCTAATCCACTTTGACCATTACCCGAGATTGAAATAGAAAACATACTCGCATTACCAACCCAAGAATGACTTATACCTTCAAGTTTTGAAAGGTCAAAACTTTTCTTTGGAATGCCAATAATAAAATTCCATCCAGCAGAGGCTTCAAGACCATATGCTTTACCATTAGAGATAAATTGCGCTCCATCCTTACCGTTATTTGCAATCACAAAACCACCTTCAACTGTATAACCAAGCACGAACAAAGCTATTGTTGCATCCAAGGAAGACCCTGCAAATAAGCCTCCGTTTTTTCCGCCCCCTTCTACTGAGGGATCTAGCAGATTTCCAGCATCAGAAAAAACTCCATTGCATGCGAACAAGTTACTCTTTTTATTCGTGATTTTATACATGTGCACGTTTCCTTCATCGTCATAACTTATTGCATTTGGATTCATAGCCATTGCGTTAATGTAAATTGCGCGGGCATAATCTCCCGTGGCTCCTAAAGAATTGAAAGAGATATA
This portion of the Bacteroidales bacterium genome encodes:
- a CDS encoding RHS repeat-associated core domain-containing protein, encoding MSTGVSSKIYLGSSEFILDNSGNITSSRTFITAPTGICAVWEKVGSANGALHYIHTDNQGSWLKITSESGTVENTYSYDAWGRPRNPSTWVLKPISIANALGNLNDMQPRFDRGYTGHEHMAGFGLINMNGRLYDPYLQRFLSPDPFVKSPNNAQNYNRYTYCLNNPLAFTDPTGYNQKELMDNGFKLSDLGYDMRGGSGVIVEYLNRGRGPAAGSAGYVYNWDGTYTDKATGKTVDYKAVQTNWVENKCLTPEEAVSFLTTTLNIGTFAINAEGYYYQSAKGSYYGLHLYNGDELISIGVTSITSIGNNGQGGGSNAMDWVQGGLDVVGLIPVIGEVADGANALIYTARGDYLNAGLSAAAMIPIAGWAATGAKAVNKTIQLTAKARTAERGLELAGKFLKPGYSEIAPGVFRSSDQLRQFRMTTSDITGAHGPGPHFNFEIFSPLNLNKAATNYHVPIINP